The Paenibacillus antri genome has a window encoding:
- a CDS encoding type IV secretion system protein, protein MRRKCRYGLLLLVFIACLMSLANPLTVFAQAPPQDMLDQLLPGESQMGIEPGDRTLDYRQYPTDHYTWDLGYDLVEWSGWKPKLNNPFPIILNWIANGLFLANAFITRLSIFLMQLGFHTDLVNEQLSLILPIMEGMRTGFFSKFLPFALVLLAAWMVKVGYWNNQTTRLMSGVVGSIVVLIGSYWFFTHSGQSIRAVSQTMDKLTQITMGSLAAPYQRVTGEQLGAGLANVADQQLMATSNRLWKLFVDRPWTIGQFNRQDGNVVRMTAEEVEAILDQAEEEDVELSVQVGDAWSHWMRQYAPGMTHRDILRKVLGDAKIDHGDHADIPYVFGGGSAGIRCLVALLSLIATLTLLLFVGTISFILILAQEMALAILILAPVVLLLGLFPERGFMFVRRWLGWLIGVLGTKVIYGFYMGFTLLVADIVARGSGILMLQQIFVALLFFCAFLFRKKILKQILSIFQAPTPHEMYDTSKKEVVHHWGEAKQSWQNTKETTKKAAATAKKIISKLK, encoded by the coding sequence TTGAGACGAAAATGCCGTTATGGGCTTTTACTGCTGGTGTTTATCGCTTGTTTGATGAGTTTGGCAAACCCACTCACCGTTTTTGCACAAGCGCCGCCCCAAGATATGCTCGACCAACTGTTGCCGGGTGAAAGTCAGATGGGCATTGAACCGGGTGATCGGACGCTGGATTACCGTCAGTACCCGACGGATCACTATACATGGGATTTGGGCTACGATCTCGTGGAGTGGTCAGGTTGGAAGCCGAAGCTGAATAATCCATTTCCGATCATTCTGAATTGGATCGCGAATGGGCTATTTTTGGCGAATGCCTTCATTACCCGGCTTTCTATTTTTCTGATGCAGCTTGGTTTTCATACCGATCTGGTTAACGAACAACTGTCGCTGATCCTGCCAATCATGGAAGGGATGCGAACAGGTTTTTTTTCCAAATTTTTGCCGTTTGCTCTTGTGCTCTTGGCGGCGTGGATGGTGAAGGTCGGGTACTGGAACAACCAGACAACTCGGCTGATGTCCGGCGTCGTTGGTTCGATTGTTGTCCTGATCGGCAGCTACTGGTTTTTCACCCATTCGGGTCAGAGCATCCGTGCGGTATCACAGACGATGGACAAGCTGACGCAAATTACGATGGGATCGCTGGCCGCGCCTTACCAACGCGTGACGGGAGAGCAACTGGGCGCAGGTCTGGCGAATGTGGCAGATCAACAGTTGATGGCGACGTCCAATCGGCTATGGAAATTGTTTGTAGACCGTCCTTGGACGATCGGACAATTCAACCGACAGGATGGAAACGTGGTGCGCATGACAGCGGAGGAAGTAGAGGCGATTTTGGATCAAGCAGAGGAGGAAGACGTGGAGTTATCTGTGCAGGTCGGCGATGCGTGGTCACACTGGATGCGGCAGTATGCGCCGGGTATGACGCACCGGGACATTTTGCGCAAGGTGCTGGGTGATGCAAAAATTGACCACGGAGATCATGCTGACATTCCCTATGTGTTTGGTGGCGGATCGGCAGGCATTCGCTGTCTGGTCGCTTTACTGTCCCTGATTGCCACGTTAACCTTGCTTCTGTTTGTCGGAACGATTTCATTTATTTTGATTTTGGCTCAGGAAATGGCACTGGCGATCCTTATTCTTGCACCGGTCGTGCTGCTGCTTGGACTTTTTCCGGAACGGGGGTTTATGTTTGTACGCCGCTGGCTCGGCTGGTTGATCGGGGTCCTCGGTACAAAGGTCATCTATGGATTTTACATGGGCTTTACGCTGCTTGTTGCCGATATCGTCGCGCGCGGCTCCGGCATTCTGATGCTGCAGCAAATCTTTGTGGCGCTGCTCTTTTTCTGTGCATTTTTGTTCCGCAAAAAGATTCTCAAACAGATACTTAGCATCTTCCAAGCGCCGACTCCGCATGAGATGTATGACACCTCCAAAAAAGAAGTCGTCCACCATTGGGGAGAAGCGAAGCAGTCGTGGCAAAACACGAAGGAAACGACGAAAAAAGCAGCGGCGACAGCGAAGAAGATCATTTCCAAGTTGAAATAA